One window of the Triticum dicoccoides isolate Atlit2015 ecotype Zavitan chromosome 3B, WEW_v2.0, whole genome shotgun sequence genome contains the following:
- the LOC119275408 gene encoding signaling peptide TAXIMIN 1-like produces the protein MCCCCGGGDREHEHGCRPLGFLLGLPFALLAVLVSIVGAIIWIIGLPISCICPCCLCVTLLLEAAVELVKAPLHVMTWFTSKIPC, from the exons ATGTGCTGCTGTTGCGGCGGCGGCGACCGCGAGCACGAGCACGGCTGTCGGCCGCTCGGGTTCCTGCTCGGCCTGCCCTTCGCGCTCCTCGCCGTCCTCGTCTCCATCGTCGGCGCCATCATCTGGATCATCGG GCTGCCCATCTCGTGCATCTGCCCGTGCTGCCTGTGCGTGACGCTGCtgctggaggcggcggtggagctcgTCAAGGCGCCGCTCCACGTCATGACGTGGTTCACCTCCAAGATACCCTGCTGA
- the LOC119275409 gene encoding uncharacterized protein HI_0077-like translates to MVPLGRLPALPLARGSTRRRLLAAGASAASPLPWPGLHTWRRAPPSDLRSWGPNGPCVPNTDKAGAPEAGAGVGDGSSLAEMGALVLSTADPLAKAHLTHAAFSRWAAGGLPVGLARAPDHPARPEKPLAVTQKEVPTHKAMGVPLNAYMLHNLAHVELNAIDLAWDTVVRFSPLRDTLGDGFFADFARVADDESRHFRWYSQRLAELGFRYGDMPVHNLLWRECAKSSSDVSARMAVIPLVQEARGLDAGPRLVQKLIGFADHRSADIVAKVAEEELAHVSVGLYWFLKVCEMMGRVPGAAFRDLIKEHDVVMRGPFNYQSRDEAGIPREWYDETLKPEVASNLSEVHDRLACVIEMEKENANLNG, encoded by the exons ATGGTCCCGCTTGGGCGCCTTCCGGCGCTGCCGCTAGCGCGTGGCTccacgcgccgccgcctcctcgccgccgggGCCTCTGCCGCCTCACCGCTCCCATGGCCGGGCCTTCACACCTGGCGCCGGGCTCCTCCCAGCGACCTCCGCTCGTGGGGCCCCAACGGCCCCTGCGTCCCGAACACGGACAAGGCGGGCGCGCCAGAAGCCGGCGCCGGAGTCGGCGACGGCTCGTCCTTGGCCGAGATGGGCGCCCTCGTGCTGTCCACCGCCGACCCCCTCGCCAAGGCGCACCTCACCCACGCCGCCTTCTCCCGGTGGGCGGCAGGCGGGCTCCCCGTGGGCCTCGCCCGGGCCCCCGACCACCCCGCCAGGCCGGAAAAGCCCCTCGCG GTGACTCAGAAGGAGGTCCCCACGCACAAGGCGATGGGGGTACCGCTAAACGCGTACATGCTCCACAACCTGGCGCATGTCGAGCTCAATGCGATCGACCTTGCTTGGGACACTGTGGTGCGGTTCTCGCCGCTCCGGGACACCCTGGGAGATGGCTTCTTTGCGGACTTTGCGCGTGTGGCTGACGATGAGAGCCGGCATTTTCGGTGGTATTCACAGCGGCTTGCCGAGCTTGGCTTCAG ATATGGTGATATGCCTGTCCACAATCTTCTGTGGAGGGAGTGTGCAAAATCCTCAAGTGATGTTTCTGCACGGATGGCAGTTATACCTCTAGTACAG GAAGCTAGAGGCCTTGATGCTGGACCGAGACTAGTCCAAAAGTTAATTGGCTTTGCGGACCATAGATCTGCAGACATTGTGGCAAAAGTAGCAGAGGAAGAGCTTGCACATGTTTCTGTAGGTTTATATTGGTTTCTGAAAGTGTGCGAAATGATGGGCCGTGTCCCTGGTGCTGCTTTTAGAG ATCTGATAAAGGAGCATGATGTTGTAATGAGGGGTCCATTTAACTATCAGTCTCGTGATGAAGCTGGTATACCTCGAGAATG GTATGATGAGACGCTTAAACCTGAAGTTGCAAGCAACCTTTCAGAG GTGCATGATAGGCTAGCATGTGTTATTGAGATGGAGAAAGAGAATGCTAATTTGAATGGCTAA
- the LOC119275412 gene encoding aarF domain-containing protein kinase 1-like isoform X2, giving the protein MLRRRRAPLLLAAAAGAALAATSATSPSADGLGVASTLHGVARSSRAIYTIGFVAMDYKYSLRGLLPGSADYRGKLSEVHLRSAKKLLRLCEANRGFYVKAGQFVSSLRQVPKEYISTLSCLQDQATPCKYQDIKIVIEQNLGKDLHGIFLEFDEHPIAAASIAQVHRGRLNNNQEVAVKYPGLERRMKLDIMTMSLLSKYVSLIFPDYRFEKILLEFERTMSMELDFTQEAKNSERTASCFRKNDVVKVPHVFWELTTKEVLTMEFCTGHKVDDLDFLRKADISPTKVAKALIELFGEMIFIHGFVHGDPHPGNILVSPRGQGRFSLVLLDHGIYKELDPKFRLDYCKLWKALISLDVQKILELGEQFGVGKYAKYFPLIFTGRTIDSKSALGTQISGEEKTRIKQDLNSLGMDDISSFMESLPPDFLVILRTDGLLRSILGNLGAPRHVRLLAYAKCAIYGHEEQSRLGSGAINRLMLQIKTSISYLHLRILIELARLLVQFNDYKHKAKDKLSWMLQKISREVLGWYKALM; this is encoded by the exons atgctccgccgccgccgcgccccactcctcctcgcggccgcggcGGGCGCGGCCCTGGCGGCCACGTCCGCCACCTCCCCTTCCGCCGACGGCCTCGGCGTCGCCTCCACGCTCCACGGCGtcgcccgctcctcccgcgccattTACACG ATTGGCTTCGTGGCCATGGACTACAAATACTCGCTGCGGGGGCTGCTTCCTGGGTCGGCAGATTACCGGGGTAAGCTGTCCGAG GTTCACTTGAGGTCAGCAAAAAAGCTGCTTAGACTATGTGAAGCGAATAGAGGCTTTTATGTAAAAGCTGGTCAGTTTGTTTCATCACTAAGACAAGTACCAAAGGAGTACATATCAACTCTATCCTGCCTGCAGGATCAG GCAACTCCATGCAAATATCAAGATATCAAAATAGTGATCGAACAAAATTTGGGCAAGGATTTACATGGCAT ATTCCTGGAATTTGATGAACATCCGATCGCTGCTGCATCAATTGCTCAGGTTCATCGAGGTCGGTTGAATAATAATCAGGAAGTAGCTGTAAAG TATCCTGGGTTGGAGCGGCGAATGAAGCTAGACATAATGACTATGTCCCTCTTGTCAAAATATGTCTCTTTG ATCTTTCCTGATTATAGGTTTGAGAAAATATTACTTGAATTTGAGAGAACCATGTCAATGGAACTGG ATTTTACCCAAGAGGCTAAGAATTCCGAGAGAACTGCAAGCTGCTTCAGGAAAAATGATGTTGTCAAAGTACCTCATGTTTTTTGG GAACTGACAACCAAGGAGGTCTTGACAATGGAATTTTGTACTGGCCACAAG GTTGATGACTTGGACTTCCTAAGGAAAGCCGATATCAGCCCTACAAAG GTAGCTAAAGCATTAATCGAACTGTTTGGTGAAATGATATTTATACATGGTTTTGTTCATGGTGATCCTCATCCTGGAAACATATTGGTTTCTCCTCGAGGCCAAGGGAGATTTTCATTAG TTTTGTTGGATCATGGTATTTATAAAGAATTGGACCCAAAGTTTAGACTGGACTACTGTAAGCTGTGGAAAGCATTGATATCGCTGGATGTGCAAAAAATTCTGGAGTTAGGTGAACAGTTTGGTGTCGGGAAATATGCGAAGTACTTTCCTTTAATATTCACTGGAAGGACTATAGACAG CAAATCAGCTCTTGGAACACAAATATCTGGTGAAGAGAAGACACGTATAAAGCAGGACTTGAACTCTCTTGGAATGGATGATATATCTTCATTTATGGAATCCTTGCCGCCTGATTTTCTGGTCATACTTCGAACAGA TGGACTATTGAGGTCCATTTTAGGGAATCTAGGGGCGCCACGTCATGTTCGACTTCTTGCTTATGCAAAGTGTGCCATATACGGCCATGAGGAACAGTCCAGATTGGGGTCCG GTGCAATCAACCGTTTAATGTTGCAAATCAAAACAAGCATTAGCTATCTCCATCTGAGGATACTCATTG AATTAGCGAGGTTGTTGGTGCAATTTAATGACTACAAGCATAAGGCCAAGGACAAATTGAGTTGGATGCTCCAGAAGATAAGTAGAGAGGTTTTGGGATGGTACAAAGCTCTGATGTGA
- the LOC119275412 gene encoding aarF domain-containing protein kinase 1-like isoform X3: protein MLRRRRAPLLLAAAAGAALAATSATSPSADGLGVASTLHGVARSSRAIYTIGFVAMDYKYSLRGLLPGSADYRGKLSEVHLRSAKKLLRLCEANRGFYVKAGQFVSSLRQVPKEYISTLSCLQDQATPCKYQDIKIVIEQNLGKDLHGIFLEFDEHPIAAASIAQVHRGRLNNNQEVAVKVQYPGLERRMKLDIMTMSLLSKYVSLIFPDYRFEKILLEFERTMSMELDFTQEAKNSERTASCFRKNDVVKVPHVFWELTTKEVLTMEFCTGHKVDDLDFLRKADISPTKVAKALIELFGEMIFIHGFVHGDPHPGNILVSPRGQGRFSLVLLDHGIYKELDPKFRLDYCKLWKALISLDVQKILELGEQFGVGKYAKYFPLIFTGRTIDSKSALGTQISGEEKTRIKQDLNSLGMDDISSFMESLPPDFLVILRTDGLLRSILGNLGAPRHVRLLAYAKCAIYGHEEQSRLGSAPAAGEVWQMGLQEGGHARLKGTCSWIQQIVQLDGWTLVLLSLC from the exons atgctccgccgccgccgcgccccactcctcctcgcggccgcggcGGGCGCGGCCCTGGCGGCCACGTCCGCCACCTCCCCTTCCGCCGACGGCCTCGGCGTCGCCTCCACGCTCCACGGCGtcgcccgctcctcccgcgccattTACACG ATTGGCTTCGTGGCCATGGACTACAAATACTCGCTGCGGGGGCTGCTTCCTGGGTCGGCAGATTACCGGGGTAAGCTGTCCGAG GTTCACTTGAGGTCAGCAAAAAAGCTGCTTAGACTATGTGAAGCGAATAGAGGCTTTTATGTAAAAGCTGGTCAGTTTGTTTCATCACTAAGACAAGTACCAAAGGAGTACATATCAACTCTATCCTGCCTGCAGGATCAG GCAACTCCATGCAAATATCAAGATATCAAAATAGTGATCGAACAAAATTTGGGCAAGGATTTACATGGCAT ATTCCTGGAATTTGATGAACATCCGATCGCTGCTGCATCAATTGCTCAGGTTCATCGAGGTCGGTTGAATAATAATCAGGAAGTAGCTGTAAAG GTTCAGTATCCTGGGTTGGAGCGGCGAATGAAGCTAGACATAATGACTATGTCCCTCTTGTCAAAATATGTCTCTTTG ATCTTTCCTGATTATAGGTTTGAGAAAATATTACTTGAATTTGAGAGAACCATGTCAATGGAACTGG ATTTTACCCAAGAGGCTAAGAATTCCGAGAGAACTGCAAGCTGCTTCAGGAAAAATGATGTTGTCAAAGTACCTCATGTTTTTTGG GAACTGACAACCAAGGAGGTCTTGACAATGGAATTTTGTACTGGCCACAAG GTTGATGACTTGGACTTCCTAAGGAAAGCCGATATCAGCCCTACAAAG GTAGCTAAAGCATTAATCGAACTGTTTGGTGAAATGATATTTATACATGGTTTTGTTCATGGTGATCCTCATCCTGGAAACATATTGGTTTCTCCTCGAGGCCAAGGGAGATTTTCATTAG TTTTGTTGGATCATGGTATTTATAAAGAATTGGACCCAAAGTTTAGACTGGACTACTGTAAGCTGTGGAAAGCATTGATATCGCTGGATGTGCAAAAAATTCTGGAGTTAGGTGAACAGTTTGGTGTCGGGAAATATGCGAAGTACTTTCCTTTAATATTCACTGGAAGGACTATAGACAG CAAATCAGCTCTTGGAACACAAATATCTGGTGAAGAGAAGACACGTATAAAGCAGGACTTGAACTCTCTTGGAATGGATGATATATCTTCATTTATGGAATCCTTGCCGCCTGATTTTCTGGTCATACTTCGAACAGA TGGACTATTGAGGTCCATTTTAGGGAATCTAGGGGCGCCACGTCATGTTCGACTTCTTGCTTATGCAAAGTGTGCCATATACGGCCATGAGGAACAGTCCAGATTGGGGTCCG CTCCTGCAGCTGGTGAAGTTTGGCAAATGGGGCTCCAGGAAGGAGGTCATGCACGTCTCAAGGGAACTTGCAGCTGGATTCAGCAAATTGTACAATTAGATGGTTGGACGCTGGTGCTACTAAGTTTGTGTTGA
- the LOC119275412 gene encoding aarF domain-containing protein kinase 1-like isoform X4, whose translation MLRRRRAPLLLAAAAGAALAATSATSPSADGLGVASTLHGVARSSRAIYTIGFVAMDYKYSLRGLLPGSADYRGKLSEVHLRSAKKLLRLCEANRGFYVKAGQFVSSLRQVPKEYISTLSCLQDQATPCKYQDIKIVIEQNLGKDLHGIFLEFDEHPIAAASIAQVHRGRLNNNQEVAVKVQYPGLERRMKLDIMTMSLLSKYVSLIFPDYRFEKILLEFERTMSMELDFTQEAKNSERTASCFRKNDVVKVPHVFWELTTKEVLTMEFCTGHKVDDLDFLRKADISPTKVAKALIELFGEMIFIHGFVHGDPHPGNILVSPRGQGRFSLVLLDHGIYKELDPKFRLDYCKLWKALISLDVQKILELGEQFGVGKYAKYFPLIFTGRTIDSKSALGTQISGEEKTRIKQDLNSLGMDDISSFMESLPPDFLVILRTDGLLRSILGNLGAPRHVRLLAYAKCAIYGHEEQSRLGSELARLLVQFNDYKHKAKDKLSWMLQKISREVLGWYKALM comes from the exons atgctccgccgccgccgcgccccactcctcctcgcggccgcggcGGGCGCGGCCCTGGCGGCCACGTCCGCCACCTCCCCTTCCGCCGACGGCCTCGGCGTCGCCTCCACGCTCCACGGCGtcgcccgctcctcccgcgccattTACACG ATTGGCTTCGTGGCCATGGACTACAAATACTCGCTGCGGGGGCTGCTTCCTGGGTCGGCAGATTACCGGGGTAAGCTGTCCGAG GTTCACTTGAGGTCAGCAAAAAAGCTGCTTAGACTATGTGAAGCGAATAGAGGCTTTTATGTAAAAGCTGGTCAGTTTGTTTCATCACTAAGACAAGTACCAAAGGAGTACATATCAACTCTATCCTGCCTGCAGGATCAG GCAACTCCATGCAAATATCAAGATATCAAAATAGTGATCGAACAAAATTTGGGCAAGGATTTACATGGCAT ATTCCTGGAATTTGATGAACATCCGATCGCTGCTGCATCAATTGCTCAGGTTCATCGAGGTCGGTTGAATAATAATCAGGAAGTAGCTGTAAAG GTTCAGTATCCTGGGTTGGAGCGGCGAATGAAGCTAGACATAATGACTATGTCCCTCTTGTCAAAATATGTCTCTTTG ATCTTTCCTGATTATAGGTTTGAGAAAATATTACTTGAATTTGAGAGAACCATGTCAATGGAACTGG ATTTTACCCAAGAGGCTAAGAATTCCGAGAGAACTGCAAGCTGCTTCAGGAAAAATGATGTTGTCAAAGTACCTCATGTTTTTTGG GAACTGACAACCAAGGAGGTCTTGACAATGGAATTTTGTACTGGCCACAAG GTTGATGACTTGGACTTCCTAAGGAAAGCCGATATCAGCCCTACAAAG GTAGCTAAAGCATTAATCGAACTGTTTGGTGAAATGATATTTATACATGGTTTTGTTCATGGTGATCCTCATCCTGGAAACATATTGGTTTCTCCTCGAGGCCAAGGGAGATTTTCATTAG TTTTGTTGGATCATGGTATTTATAAAGAATTGGACCCAAAGTTTAGACTGGACTACTGTAAGCTGTGGAAAGCATTGATATCGCTGGATGTGCAAAAAATTCTGGAGTTAGGTGAACAGTTTGGTGTCGGGAAATATGCGAAGTACTTTCCTTTAATATTCACTGGAAGGACTATAGACAG CAAATCAGCTCTTGGAACACAAATATCTGGTGAAGAGAAGACACGTATAAAGCAGGACTTGAACTCTCTTGGAATGGATGATATATCTTCATTTATGGAATCCTTGCCGCCTGATTTTCTGGTCATACTTCGAACAGA TGGACTATTGAGGTCCATTTTAGGGAATCTAGGGGCGCCACGTCATGTTCGACTTCTTGCTTATGCAAAGTGTGCCATATACGGCCATGAGGAACAGTCCAGATTGGGGTCCG AATTAGCGAGGTTGTTGGTGCAATTTAATGACTACAAGCATAAGGCCAAGGACAAATTGAGTTGGATGCTCCAGAAGATAAGTAGAGAGGTTTTGGGATGGTACAAAGCTCTGATGTGA
- the LOC119275412 gene encoding aarF domain-containing protein kinase 1-like isoform X1, translating into MLRRRRAPLLLAAAAGAALAATSATSPSADGLGVASTLHGVARSSRAIYTIGFVAMDYKYSLRGLLPGSADYRGKLSEVHLRSAKKLLRLCEANRGFYVKAGQFVSSLRQVPKEYISTLSCLQDQATPCKYQDIKIVIEQNLGKDLHGIFLEFDEHPIAAASIAQVHRGRLNNNQEVAVKVQYPGLERRMKLDIMTMSLLSKYVSLIFPDYRFEKILLEFERTMSMELDFTQEAKNSERTASCFRKNDVVKVPHVFWELTTKEVLTMEFCTGHKVDDLDFLRKADISPTKVAKALIELFGEMIFIHGFVHGDPHPGNILVSPRGQGRFSLVLLDHGIYKELDPKFRLDYCKLWKALISLDVQKILELGEQFGVGKYAKYFPLIFTGRTIDSKSALGTQISGEEKTRIKQDLNSLGMDDISSFMESLPPDFLVILRTDGLLRSILGNLGAPRHVRLLAYAKCAIYGHEEQSRLGSGAINRLMLQIKTSISYLHLRILIELARLLVQFNDYKHKAKDKLSWMLQKISREVLGWYKALM; encoded by the exons atgctccgccgccgccgcgccccactcctcctcgcggccgcggcGGGCGCGGCCCTGGCGGCCACGTCCGCCACCTCCCCTTCCGCCGACGGCCTCGGCGTCGCCTCCACGCTCCACGGCGtcgcccgctcctcccgcgccattTACACG ATTGGCTTCGTGGCCATGGACTACAAATACTCGCTGCGGGGGCTGCTTCCTGGGTCGGCAGATTACCGGGGTAAGCTGTCCGAG GTTCACTTGAGGTCAGCAAAAAAGCTGCTTAGACTATGTGAAGCGAATAGAGGCTTTTATGTAAAAGCTGGTCAGTTTGTTTCATCACTAAGACAAGTACCAAAGGAGTACATATCAACTCTATCCTGCCTGCAGGATCAG GCAACTCCATGCAAATATCAAGATATCAAAATAGTGATCGAACAAAATTTGGGCAAGGATTTACATGGCAT ATTCCTGGAATTTGATGAACATCCGATCGCTGCTGCATCAATTGCTCAGGTTCATCGAGGTCGGTTGAATAATAATCAGGAAGTAGCTGTAAAG GTTCAGTATCCTGGGTTGGAGCGGCGAATGAAGCTAGACATAATGACTATGTCCCTCTTGTCAAAATATGTCTCTTTG ATCTTTCCTGATTATAGGTTTGAGAAAATATTACTTGAATTTGAGAGAACCATGTCAATGGAACTGG ATTTTACCCAAGAGGCTAAGAATTCCGAGAGAACTGCAAGCTGCTTCAGGAAAAATGATGTTGTCAAAGTACCTCATGTTTTTTGG GAACTGACAACCAAGGAGGTCTTGACAATGGAATTTTGTACTGGCCACAAG GTTGATGACTTGGACTTCCTAAGGAAAGCCGATATCAGCCCTACAAAG GTAGCTAAAGCATTAATCGAACTGTTTGGTGAAATGATATTTATACATGGTTTTGTTCATGGTGATCCTCATCCTGGAAACATATTGGTTTCTCCTCGAGGCCAAGGGAGATTTTCATTAG TTTTGTTGGATCATGGTATTTATAAAGAATTGGACCCAAAGTTTAGACTGGACTACTGTAAGCTGTGGAAAGCATTGATATCGCTGGATGTGCAAAAAATTCTGGAGTTAGGTGAACAGTTTGGTGTCGGGAAATATGCGAAGTACTTTCCTTTAATATTCACTGGAAGGACTATAGACAG CAAATCAGCTCTTGGAACACAAATATCTGGTGAAGAGAAGACACGTATAAAGCAGGACTTGAACTCTCTTGGAATGGATGATATATCTTCATTTATGGAATCCTTGCCGCCTGATTTTCTGGTCATACTTCGAACAGA TGGACTATTGAGGTCCATTTTAGGGAATCTAGGGGCGCCACGTCATGTTCGACTTCTTGCTTATGCAAAGTGTGCCATATACGGCCATGAGGAACAGTCCAGATTGGGGTCCG GTGCAATCAACCGTTTAATGTTGCAAATCAAAACAAGCATTAGCTATCTCCATCTGAGGATACTCATTG AATTAGCGAGGTTGTTGGTGCAATTTAATGACTACAAGCATAAGGCCAAGGACAAATTGAGTTGGATGCTCCAGAAGATAAGTAGAGAGGTTTTGGGATGGTACAAAGCTCTGATGTGA
- the LOC119275411 gene encoding transcription factor GTE3, chloroplastic-like: MTSGPPSPSGKAYSRKSHGPGPKSSKARSFDAHNGPLIPTVTFSLPSTPATRRELRRRLSAELAQVRAAYKRISSLPAPAPSSALSATDPSTPLPPHPSVSKHKSKKGPPNPSGSAEARRKLYAPVFRSCAVVLARLMKHKHGWVFNVPVDASALGLHDYHTIITKPMDLGTVKSRLAAGHYKSPREFATEVRLTFQNAMKYNPKGQDVYFMAEQLLNMFEEKWPEIEAEMAQLSPQPHTPSSAPPKKQKQREREREREMDNARVLERSDSTAHAAALEAPPKPHTGTARPPVLKKPKARDPNKREMTFWEKQRLSNDLQDLPAEKLDNVVQIIKKRNSSLNQHDDEIEVDIDSFDVETLWELDRFVTNYKKSITKNKRKAELSVVRQDESDHEPDLEKIEHARHDEEEQDQMRTVHNTIPEPEAVDVVDVVDVEPPMVEAEPHKEIAADDNGRYMGSSSPAHLEDQKGDNVGRSSSSGSSSSESGSSSSDTDSDSSSADGSDAAQSPKS, translated from the exons ATGACCTCCGGCCCGCCGTCGCCTTCCGGCAAGGCTTACTCCCGCAAATCTCACGGCCCCGGCCCCAAATCCTCCAAGGCCCGCTCCTTCGACGCTCACAATGGCCCGCTGATCCCCACCGTCACCTTCTCGCTCCCCTCGACGCCGGCCACGCGACGAGAGCTCCGGCGCCGCCTCTCCGCGGAGCTCGCACAGGTGCGCGCCGCCTACAAGCGCATAAGCTCCCTCCCCGCTCCCGCCCCCTCCTCCGCGCTCTCCGCCACTGACCCCTCCACCCCGCTCCCGCCGCACCCGTCCGTCTCCAAGCACAAGTCCAAGAAGGGTCCCCCGAACCCGTCCGGCTCGGCGGAGGCGCGGCGCAAGCTCTACGCTCCCGTGTTCAGGAGCTGCGCCGTGGTGCTTGCGAGGCTGATGAAGCACAAGCACGGCTGGGTGTTCAACGTGCCGGTCGACGCCAGCGCGCTTGGCCTGCACGATtaccacaccatcatcaccaagccCATGGACCTCGGCACCGTCAAGTCACGGCTGGCCGCCGGGCACTACAAGTCGCCGCGGGAGTTCGCAACAGAAGTCCGTCTGACTTTTCAGAACGCCATGAAGTACAACCCCAAGGGGCAGGATGTGTATTTCATGGCCGAGCAGCTTCTAAATATGTTCGAGGAGAAGTGGCCAGAGATTGAAGCTGAGATGGCACAGCTGTCACCGCAGCcacacacaccatcatctgccccacccaagaagcagaagcagagggagagggagagagagagggagatggaTAATGCTAGAGTACTAGAGAGGTCTGACTCCACAGCGCATGCTGCAGCATTGGAGGCTCCCCCGAAGCCGCACACTGGTACCGCCAGACCCCCAGTTTTAAAGAAGCCAAAGGCAAGGGATCCTAATAAGAGGGAGATGACGTTCTGGGAGAAGCAGCGGCTTAGTAACGACCTCCAGGACTTGCCAGCTGAGAAGCTCGATAATGTTGTACAGATCATAAAGAAGAGGAACTCATCACTCAATCAGCATGACGATGAGATTGAGGTTGATATAGATAGCTTTGATGTTGAGACATTATGGGAGCTTGATAGGTTTGTGacaaactacaagaaaagtataacCAAGAATAAGCGGAAGGCCGAGCTTTCCGTAGTAAGGCAGGATGAGTCCGACCATGAGCCGGATTTGGAGAAGATTGAGCATGCAAGGCATGATGAGGAAGAGCAGGATCAGATGCGCACAGTACACAATACG ATCCCAGAACCAGAAGCAGTTGATGTAGTTGATGTGGTTGATGTTGAACCACCTATGGTTGAAGCTGAACCACATAAGGAAATTGCAGCAG ATGACAATGGGAGATATATGGGTTCATCATCACCTGCTCATTTGGAAGATCAGAAAGGAGACAATGTCGGTAGATCAAGTAGTTCTGGAAGCTCTAGCAGTGAATCAGGGTCTTCCTCCAGTG ATACGGATTCTGATAGTTCATCAGCAGATGGATCTGATGCTGCACAGTCACCCAAATCGTAA